Below is a genomic region from Flavobacterium ginsengisoli.
AGGCTGATATAAATAAACATAATTAGCAGAACTGATACATCCTGCACTGTTTTTTATTTTTATTTGATAGGTTCCAAAAGGTAAAGTTTTAACATTATTGCTAGTCCAAGTTGCCCCATTATCAAAACTATATGAATCTGCTACTGTAGTAATAGTAATGCTTCCGTCCCTTCCACAAACAGGCTGTTCAGTTGTGTATTCGGGATAGGAGTCCTTAAAATCATTTAAATAAGCATAGGAATAACCAGAAGTACAACCTAAAGCATTTTTTATTCCTAAAGAATAGCTTCCTGCATCTAAGTTGCTCATTTTGTTATTTGTAACCCATGTGGCTCCTCCGTCAAAAGTATAAAAATCAGAAAGAGTATTGATGGTTATGCTTCCTTTTGTATTACAAGCGGGTAGTACGATTGTATAAGTTGGAGTTTCTAAAGTATTGCTACTAATGAGTACATTATTTGCTGATGAAATACAACCTTGTAAATCTTTGGTTCGAATTTTATAAGTTGCAGGTAAAAGATTGTTAGCAGTAGGATTATTTCCCCAAGTTTTACCATCATCAAAACTATAGTACGAAGCTGGCGTTATAATAGTAATACTGCCTGTATCTCCACAAAATAAAGGATTGGTATAGCTGTAATTTGGATACGAAGTAGAAGCCGCTGTAATAGTAACACTTTGCGAATAAGAAGTGCATCCATTTACAGTCTTTATTTTTACTAAATAGTTTCCAGGGTATAAATTACTCTTTGTAGCGTTTGTCTCCCAAGTTGCGCCATCATCAAAACTGTATTGTGATGCCGGTGAAGTTACTTTTATCGTTCCTGTAGTTACAAAACAAGAAGGTTGCGTAATCTGCAAGGTAGGAGACACAGCAGTTTGGCTAGGTTCGATACTAACACTTGCATCGCTGGAACATCCAAAAGAGTCCTTCACAGTAACAGAATAATTTCCTAGCGAAGTTACCGTAATACTTTGGGTAGTTGCCCCTGTACTCCATAAATACGAAGCTCCTGAAGAAGCGGTTAATACAGTGCTTCCAGAGCAAACATTTAAAATACCTGTAATATTTGCTGTTGGATTTCTCACCTCTAAATTGGCAGAAATTATTTTATAACAAGTTGCATCCTTACTTACTCTAACAAAAATAGAAGCACTTGAACTTGGATAACTTGTAAAATTGGTGATAGCATTCAAGTTAGATTCTGCTTCATTATAATTTTTGAAATAACTAAAATTTAACCCCGTTGTAGAAGGAACTATTAAAGAATTTAATGTAGATAAATTAAAGTTTTCAGTTCCGTCGCGGTTGGCATCACATTGAGATATTTTTGCAGTTGTTACATTAATAGTACAACTTGAAGAGCAATTTAAAAAAGAAATATCCCAACCAGGATTTGCATCAGGATCTGTAGCAGAATCAAATGTGGTTCCGGAGCATGAAGTCCCAGAAATGTTATAATCTATTTGTACGCCTACATTATAATTAGCATTTGTAATATTTGGAAAATCACTGGTTTTTAATGTAAAACAAAATTTTTTATTTGTTGTGTCTAAGCTTGAAGTAGTTGATGTACTGTAAACAGACACATTATTACTGTTGTAAACATTTAAAGTGATTTTTTTTACTGATGCAGAAATTCCTCCAGAATTAGGAATTGTATAATTGCCACAAACTGAAATTGGTAAAGTCGGACAAACTTTATTCAAAGGATCAAGCTCTATAGAACCTTGCAAGTTTTCTGCAGAGTGTAAGGTACAAACATCATCAATATACATATACCCAAAATGCCCGCCCAATCCACATCTTGAAGCCATAAATTCAACGGTAAACTCCTCATTATTTGGAATTGATGAAATGTCCAATATTCCAGATTGCCAATTGGTAGTATATAAAGTAACAAAATCAGAATATTGACTTGGAACCTTACTGAAAATACAATTTTTTTCGTCTCCAACCAAACAAAATTCACTCACAACTTTTTTGTTTTTATCTAAAATACGTGCTTTTACAAAAGCTTGATTATCCGTATGGCTATCGTCGTATACACTTTGCAGTACAGCTTTGTAATTAAATTTTAGATAATTTTCATTATTGGTTTTAAACCTTTTGCCTTGAACAATAGAGCCATAGGTAGAGGAGTTCTCATAATTGATTTTAAGAGCATATTGGTCAAATGCTTTAATGTCTCCCATATAAGGGTCAATTAAATTGGAAGAAACAGTAGTTGCCATAATATCCATATTATTAGGATTATAGCGATTAATATACGAGTCGGCAGTATTACTTATTGATTGGCATTGCGTTGGACCAGGAGGATCGCCAATTGTACAAAGAAAATTCTTAAGATAACTGTTTCCGTTGACCGTTTCATATTGCTCAAAACCTGAATTAGTACACATTTCTACGCCTTGAAGAGTCGCTGCTGTTTTTGAAGTCAAATTTCCGTTGCCTGAATTAAAAATTGCCTTTTGCAAATTCAAGACTTCTGCCTTCATCTTTTCCTCTCTGATTTTCAAAAATTGCTTTTGCTGTTCCAAATTTTGAATTAGATGGCCATCTTTATCTTCTAATAATAAATTACGGGAAGAATTTGGATTAATTTCTTGCGAAAAAACACAAGAATATTTAATAAAAACAATAAATAAGAGTAAAGTTCTAAGCTTCATTTAAGGAAATTTTGTTGGCAAATATAGCCAAAATACAATGCCATAAATATGAAAAGAAAATGTTTTTGTAAGTTTAATATCAATAATAAAAATTTAAAATAGTAAGAGATGTTAGCCAAATAATTCGGATTTATTTCTTTTGTCGAATAATTCTAAATATCCCTTATTTTTGCAAAAAAAAACTCTTTTGAAAACGAAACTTTTTGTAATTACGTCGCCTTTTACACAACTGAATACACCGTATCCGGCAACGGCGTATATAAAAGGTTTTTTAAACACTAAAAGTATCGAATCGGTTCAGGCAGATTTGGGTATTGATGTGATTTTGGAATTGTTTTCAAAAAAAGGGCTTATTGATTTGTTTGAAATCTCAAGCTCTAAGTTTCAACTTGACTCTGAAATCTCAGATAATTCTAAACGTATTTTTGCTCTTCAAGACGAATATATCAAAACAATCGATTCTGTAATTCAGTTTTTGCAAGGAAAAAATCCAACTTTGGCTTTACAGATTTGTCAGGAAGATTTTTTGCCAGAGGCCTCTCGTTTTGCACAGCTAGAAGAATTGGATTGGGCTTTTGGAACAATGGGAACTCAAGACAAAGCAAAACATTTGGCAACGTTATATCTTGAAGATATTTCAGATTTTATTGTAGAATGCGTCGATGAAAATTTTGGTTTCAGCCGATATGCAGAACGTTTAGGACGAAGTGCCAATTCTTTTGATGAGTTATACGAAGCTTTACAGCAAAAACCAACTTACATTGATTCGATTTTAATTTCGCTATTAAAAGCTAAAATAGAAGCGATAAAACCGACTTTATTTCTAATTTCTGTTCCTTTTCCAGGGAATTTATATAGCGCGTTTCGTTGCGCACAATGGGTTAAAGAAAATCATCCTGAAATAAAAATTTCAATGGGAGGCGGTTTTCCAAATACCGAATTACGTTCGCTTTCTGATAAACGTGTTTTTGAGTTTTTCGATTTTATTACTTTAGATGATGGGGAAGTCCCAATCGAAGAATTAATTTTTCATTTAGAAAATCCAGATTCCGATTCTTTTAAAAGAACTTTTTATTAGAAAACGGAGAAGTCGTTTACAAAAACAATTCTTTAAAACACGATTACAAACAAGCTTATGTAGGAACACCAGATTATTCAGATCTTCCTTTAGATAAATATATTTCGGTTATCGAAATTGTAAATCCGATGCACAGAATGTGGAGCGATGGAAGATGGAATAAACTCACAATGGCGCATGGCTGTTATTGGGGAAAATGTACTTTTTGCGATATTTCTTTAGATTATATAAAAGTTTACGAGCCAGTTGCGGCAAGTTTGCTTTGTGATCGAATGGAGGAATTGATAGAAAAAACAGGTCAAAACGGATTTCATTTTGTTGATGAAGCCGCACCGCCAGCTTTAATGCGTGCTCTAGCTCTTGAAATTCTAAAAGAAAACTCGCCGTAACATGGTGGACAAATATCAGATTTGAAAAAAGCTTTTCAAAAGATTTATGCTTGTTACTGAAAGCTTCTGGCTGTATTGCTGTTTCAGGTGGTCTAGAAGTTGCTTCAGACCGATTATTGAAATTAATTGATAAAGGAGTTACAGTAGAACAAGTGGCAAAAGTAACCAGAAACTTTACCGAAGCAGGAATTATGGTTCATGCGTATTTAATGTATGGATATCCAACACAAACGATTCAGGAAACGGTTGATAGTTTAGAAATGGTTCGCCAATTGTTTGAAGCTGGAGTTTTACAATCTGGTTTTTGGCATCAATTTGCTCTTACGGCGCATAGTCCAGTCGGATTATATCCAGAGAAATTTGGGGTGACCAAGAAAACAGAAGTAATAGGAACTTTTGCGAATAATGATATAGAATACATTGATTCTACAGGAATCAATCACGATAAATTCAGTTTCGGATTAAAGAAATCGCTTTTCAATTTCATGCATGGAATCTGTTTTGATTACGAATTGCAAGATTGGTTCGATTTTAAAATTCCGAAAACAAAAATTCATCCCGATTTTATTTTTAATGCCTTAGAAGAACAAAACGATTTCAATACAAAACCAAATGCAAAAGTGGTTTGGTTGGGCGGAAAACCTTCAGTGTCTTTATTTACGAAATCGAAAAAAGGAAGAAGTTGGGAAATGATGTCATTGACTTTTCACGATAAAAAAGAAAGTTTCGATATTCAAACCAGCAAAGAAGAAGGCGAATGGCTAGTTGCGATTTTATCAAAAATAGCCGTTTCAGGTTCTAAAAATTATACTTTTCAAGAAGTCAAAACTGATTTTGAAACCGAATTGGAAGATTTCGAATTGTTCTGGTACTCTAAACCTATAAACACTTTGCGTGAATTTGGATTATTGGTACTTTAATATTCAATACATTCTCCATCATTTGGGATAGAAGTTTTAGTTAAAAGACCATGATCTGAAAGAGCCGTTTTTAATTGAAGTCTTGTTGTCGGACAATGGTTTAAAGCCTCTAAATGATTTGCAAGAACTTTTCCAGGAGCAAGTGTGACAAATTTTAAAATGTCATCCATTCGCATTAATAATGGCTGTCCAATATCAAGTCTTGCAGTTCCGCAGGCTACAATCGAAATATCAGGTTTAAATTGCGTTAAAACCTTTTCTACATGTGCTGTAAAAATAGTATCAGAACTAATATAAATTGATTTTTGATCGGCTAATTCAATAAGAAATCCCATGACATTTCCCATTAATTTGGCGATAAAACCATAACCATGAATAGCTGGAATTCCAGTAATTTTTCCGTCTAAGAACTTTTGTGGTTCCCAATATTCTAGAGTCTGAATTACACTAAGTCCTCTTTGAACGAGCGCTTTTTCGTCTTTAGAACTGCAAATAACAGGAATGCTCTTTCGTCTTAAAAAAACCTCGCCGGCTTTATCAATATGATCTGCATGCAAATGTGTAATCAAACAATGCGTAACTCGACTTAAGATGTCGCGACTGTTTTTTGGCAGTGCCACCAACGGATTTCTTTTCGGTTTATATCTGAAAATAGTAAAAGGCGGAATTGTTTTTCTTTTACCTAACATTGGGTCAACTAAAATGACATGCTTCTCTGTTTCAATTACCAAAGTGGCATTTCGCAAATGATGTAATTTCATATCCAAGAAAATTAGATACTAAAAATACAAAGTTTTTCTAAAATTAATTTACAGATTTTTCTTTATTTTTAGTAGTATTGTCATTATTTAAATTTATGCATTTACAAGAAGGTTTTCATACTTATTTCATTTATATTTTGACAAATAAATCGAAATCTGTCTTTTATGTTGGAGTTGCTAATAATTTAAAAAAGAGATTAATAAAGCATAAAGAGAATGTTTTATTGAACCATAAAACTTTTGCTTCGAAATACAATGTTGAGTTCTTACTTTATTATGAAAAATTTACTTGGATTCAAGAAGCGATTGCGAGGGAGAAAGAAATTAAAGGATGGAGGAGAGAGAAGAAAATTGATTTAATTAAAACTATAAATCCTGAATTGAAATTTTTGGAATATTAATTCGAAGACAAAGTTTTTCAAGCCTAGTTTGTCATTCCGACGGAGGAGGAATCTCCCTAAGTAGCTCGCCAAAGATTGGAATAGCTTTGTGGAATATTGTCGTGGAGATTCCTCCTCCGTCGGAATGACAAAACTTTGTGGTTACAGGTATGTTATTTAAAGTTTTTCAAGCCTAGTTTGTCATTCCGAGGAACGAGGAATCTCCGTAAGTAGCTCGTCAAAGATTGGAATAACTTTGTGGAATATTGTCATGGAGATTCCTCCTCCGTCGGAATGACAAAACTTTGTGGTTACTTTACTTTAAGAAAAAAAGTTTACCCAATAGAAAATCTAAACCCAATTCCATGTAGGTTTTCAATCGAAATGCCTTGCTCGTTGGCTAAGATTTTACGCAGTCTCGAAATAAAAACATCTAGACTTCTTCCCATAAAATAGTCATCTGTTCCCCATAAAGAGGTTAAGATTTGTTCGCGTTTTAAAACAGAATTTTTATGATCTAGAAAAAGTTTCAATAATTCGGCTTCACGTTGGGTTAATCCAACTTTTTCTTCGTCATTAAAAAGAATGAAATTTTTAGTGTCAAACTGATATTTTCCTACCTCATAAATTGTTTTTGCAGGCGGAATATTTTTCTGAGATCGTTTCAAGAAAATTTCAATTTTCAGAAGTAACTCTTCAATGCTGAAAGGCTTTACCAAATAATCATCTGCCCCGAGACGAAGTCCTTTAATGCGATCTTCTTTTAAAGTTTTAGCCGAAAGGAAAATAATCGGAACATTAACATCAATTTTTCGAACTGCTTCTGCAAGCTCAAAACCATCCATTTTTGGCATCATAATATCAAAAATGCACACATCAAATTCTTCTTCCTCAAAAATTTTAAGTGCCGATTTTCCGTCAGAACAATGAATCACTTCATAATTATTTTGCTCCAAATTATCTTTGGTTAAAAACGCAAGGGTTTCGTCGTCTTCAGCATATAGTATTTTGAAATTTTTCATTTTTTGTAAGGAATTGATAAAGTTAAAGTAACACCTTTTTCTTGATTATTTTCGGCTTTTATTTTCCAGTTTTGCAAACTGCAGATTTCTTTCACATAATATAAACCAAGTCCAAAACCGTTAACTTCGTTACTTTTTTCGTTCTGAACGCGGTAAAACTTATCAAAGATAAAAGATATTTTTTTAGGATTAATGCCAATTCCATTATCAATAAATTCGAGTTTTAGACAATTATTATCTTCAATGATTTTTATTGTAACTTCTGGTTTTTCATTACAATACTTTATAGCATTATCCAATAAATTATAAACTAAATTGGCAAAATGAAAAGTATCAGTTTCAAGCAAATATTCTTTTGAAACGGTTTCAATTGTAATAGAAGCCTCAGGATATTTTAGTTTAATGTTTTCTATTGTCTCTTCAATAATCGGAACAATTAAAATACTTTCTTTTTTAAGTTCTAACGGAGTATAATCAGATCTTGCAATATCTAGAATCTTTTCGATGTGGCCGTTTAGTTTATTTCCTTGATTGATAATAATATCGGTATAAGTAAAAAGTTTTTTATCTTCTTTAATTGGTTTTTGTTCGATCAAATATTTCGATGCAATAAGAATAGATGCTAAAGGAGTTTTAAATTCGTGCGTCATATTATTGATGAAATCACGCTGCAGTTCTGAATATTTTTTATGCTGTAAAAGTGTAAAAATAGAATACACATAAATCAATAAAATCAGAATCAATGCGGTTGAAAGAATAAACCAAAAACGCATAGAACTGAATAAATAGGTGGTTTCATTCGGAAAACGAACAGCGAAATAATAAACCAGATTTTTATGTTTAGGAAAATAAACAGTCTTTTTACATTCTGATTTTTTCTTCGAAAGCGAAATATAATCGCCATAAATCATTTCATCACTTTGGCAATTGTACATTGCATATTCAAAGTCGGTCGTGATATTCATTTTTTTGAATTCTGTCTTTAGATAAAATTCTAAAATATCAGGTTCAAATTCATTGTCGACATTTACAATATAATAGTCGTTTGCAATTTTCTGTACAGGATTCTGAACCGGAAGTTCATGATTAGTTCCTTCGTATAATTTTTTAGCCACTTCTAGCAAAGCAATATGTGCTTTTTGGCTAAGTTTTTTTTGTTCGATTGTGAAAGCCTCTTTTGTCCATAACAATTGTGCCACCAAAATACTGATGAT
It encodes:
- a CDS encoding response regulator transcription factor, producing MKNFKILYAEDDETLAFLTKDNLEQNNYEVIHCSDGKSALKIFEEEEFDVCIFDIMMPKMDGFELAEAVRKIDVNVPIIFLSAKTLKEDRIKGLRLGADDYLVKPFSIEELLLKIEIFLKRSQKNIPPAKTIYEVGKYQFDTKNFILFNDEEKVGLTQREAELLKLFLDHKNSVLKREQILTSLWGTDDYFMGRSLDVFISRLRKILANEQGISIENLHGIGFRFSIG
- a CDS encoding GIY-YIG nuclease family protein produces the protein MHLQEGFHTYFIYILTNKSKSVFYVGVANNLKKRLIKHKENVLLNHKTFASKYNVEFLLYYEKFTWIQEAIAREKEIKGWRREKKIDLIKTINPELKFLEY
- a CDS encoding sensor histidine kinase; translated protein: MKINKLNSIIILGLVAIISILVAQLLWTKEAFTIEQKKLSQKAHIALLEVAKKLYEGTNHELPVQNPVQKIANDYYIVNVDNEFEPDILEFYLKTEFKKMNITTDFEYAMYNCQSDEMIYGDYISLSKKKSECKKTVYFPKHKNLVYYFAVRFPNETTYLFSSMRFWFILSTALILILLIYVYSIFTLLQHKKYSELQRDFINNMTHEFKTPLASILIASKYLIEQKPIKEDKKLFTYTDIIINQGNKLNGHIEKILDIARSDYTPLELKKESILIVPIIEETIENIKLKYPEASITIETVSKEYLLETDTFHFANLVYNLLDNAIKYCNEKPEVTIKIIEDNNCLKLEFIDNGIGINPKKISFIFDKFYRVQNEKSNEVNGFGLGLYYVKEICSLQNWKIKAENNQEKGVTLTLSIPYKK
- a CDS encoding MBL fold metallo-hydrolase; this translates as MKLHHLRNATLVIETEKHVILVDPMLGKRKTIPPFTIFRYKPKRNPLVALPKNSRDILSRVTHCLITHLHADHIDKAGEVFLRRKSIPVICSSKDEKALVQRGLSVIQTLEYWEPQKFLDGKITGIPAIHGYGFIAKLMGNVMGFLIELADQKSIYISSDTIFTAHVEKVLTQFKPDISIVACGTARLDIGQPLLMRMDDILKFVTLAPGKVLANHLEALNHCPTTRLQLKTALSDHGLLTKTSIPNDGECIEY